A region from the Paraurantiacibacter namhicola genome encodes:
- a CDS encoding sterol desaturase family protein has product MENLLADVEALVLGLAPAAAVFALLALVLKRRRILSALRNSWRETLTNLGLIALSSIVLGAAFHFVEQNASAHLALFPQLAATWDALPQVWLLVLALLIDDFIVYWRHRFEHMPLWWPVHAVHHSDEAITWLTLQRKHPLGKLLGLLVDAAPLIILGFPLWVIAASAFIRTWWGYFIHADLPWTLGPLGRVLLSPAAHRMHHIDDEELMGRNYGGFFTLWDRVFGTWDDAAEHVGCRTGIAGGSKHLGGELLRPFAAWFGKPAKPPASGQAQAEA; this is encoded by the coding sequence ATGGAAAACCTGCTCGCAGATGTGGAGGCGTTGGTGCTGGGGCTTGCCCCGGCAGCGGCCGTGTTCGCCTTGCTGGCGCTGGTGCTGAAGCGCCGCCGCATCCTGTCCGCCCTGCGCAATTCGTGGCGCGAGACGCTGACGAACCTTGGCCTGATTGCGCTCAGTTCCATCGTGCTGGGCGCCGCGTTTCACTTCGTCGAACAGAACGCCAGCGCGCATCTCGCACTGTTCCCGCAGCTCGCCGCGACATGGGACGCGTTGCCGCAGGTCTGGCTGTTGGTGCTGGCCCTGCTGATCGACGATTTCATCGTCTATTGGCGGCACCGGTTCGAACATATGCCGCTGTGGTGGCCAGTTCATGCCGTGCACCATTCGGACGAGGCGATCACCTGGCTGACGCTGCAGCGCAAGCATCCGCTTGGCAAGCTGCTTGGCCTGCTGGTGGACGCAGCACCGCTGATCATCCTCGGCTTCCCGCTCTGGGTCATCGCCGCATCGGCCTTCATCCGCACGTGGTGGGGATACTTCATCCATGCGGACCTGCCATGGACGCTGGGCCCGCTCGGCCGAGTGCTGCTCAGCCCCGCCGCGCACCGCATGCACCACATCGATGACGAGGAGCTGATGGGCCGCAATTACGGCGGGTTCTTCACGCTGTGGGACCGCGTCTTCGGCACATGGGACGATGCCGCAGAGCATGTCGGCTGCCGCACGGGTATCGCCGGTGGCAGCAAGCACCTCGGCGGTGAACTTCTGCGGCCCTTCGCGGCGTGGTTCGGCAAACCCGCAAAGCCGCCCGCATCGGGGCAGGCCCAGGCCGAGGCCTAA
- a CDS encoding GFA family protein → MSETETFSGSCHCGAIRYEISGAPMNHTLCHCADCRRATGAPMVGWAMVAMDQLAVSGEPAIYASGEDARRHFCIQCGTSLFYSNAALLPGVADVTTATLDDPEALPPDCHIQVAERIGWMATQHDLAAFERFPPHD, encoded by the coding sequence ATGAGCGAGACAGAGACCTTTTCCGGCAGCTGCCATTGCGGCGCCATCCGCTATGAAATCAGCGGCGCGCCGATGAACCACACGCTGTGCCACTGCGCCGATTGCCGCCGCGCGACGGGCGCGCCCATGGTTGGCTGGGCGATGGTCGCGATGGACCAGCTTGCCGTCAGTGGGGAGCCTGCAATTTACGCCAGCGGCGAGGATGCCCGGCGGCATTTCTGCATCCAGTGCGGCACGTCCCTGTTCTACAGCAATGCGGCGCTGCTGCCCGGCGTTGCCGACGTGACCACCGCCACGCTCGACGATCCCGAGGCGCTGCCGCCCGACTGCCATATCCAGGTGGCCGAGCGGATCGGCTGGATGGCCACGCAGCATGATCTGGCAGCTTTCGAGCGGTTCCCGCCGCACGACTAG
- a CDS encoding ATP-dependent helicase, whose amino-acid sequence MNTPANLPVEAAPEWLSHLNPPQREAVMTTQGPVLMLAGAGTGKTAALTHRLAHIVRERLAWPSEILCVTFTNKAAREMRERVGKLTGGALEGMPWLGTFHSIGAKMLRRHAELVGLQSNFTIIDTDDQLRLLKQLIRDAELDEKRWPPRQLAGLLDRWKNRGLNPEDLDAVENEAYANGRGQEFYRKYQDRLKALNACDFGDLLLHVLNILRREPDILKQYQQRFKYVLVDEYQDTNAVQYLWLRLIAQERKNICVVGDDDQSIYSWRGAEVANILRFEKDFPGAAVIKLEQNYRSTPQILAAASGLIAANSERLGKTLWTEMPEGTKVRVIGVWDAPEEARRVGEEIERLEREGAPLEQVAILVRAQYQTREFEDRFIQIGLNYRIVGGFRFYERAEIRDALAYLRVVAQPADDLAFERIYNTPKRGLGAKTLEKMHQHARRTDQPLAAAALELADSDELPARARNTIAGLMQGFLHWREQAEKVTPSELLRIVLEESGYNAMLSADRSAESAGRADNLVELARAMEEYETLGDFLEHVSLVMDNDRDGGGEKVTIMTMHAAKGLEFDHVFLPGWEEGVFPSQRALDEGGLASLEEERRLAYVAITRARRRCTILHAANRRIYGQWTSSIPSRFVEELPDEHVESETTMTGGRSLWQANWSESEDPFAHVVQNRPERSQARGPGWQRALATGYDTKQVRVRENTRSAASFAAKPRSDLPLGSRVFHDKFGYGTVMGQEGNKLEIEFEKAGTKRVIDSFVKAAD is encoded by the coding sequence GTGAACACCCCCGCAAACCTGCCTGTCGAAGCCGCGCCCGAGTGGCTGTCGCACCTGAACCCGCCGCAGCGGGAGGCGGTGATGACGACACAGGGGCCGGTGCTGATGCTGGCAGGTGCGGGAACAGGCAAGACGGCCGCCCTCACCCACCGCCTGGCCCATATCGTGCGAGAGCGGCTGGCATGGCCCAGCGAGATCCTGTGCGTCACCTTCACCAACAAGGCGGCGCGCGAAATGCGCGAGCGTGTGGGCAAGCTGACGGGCGGCGCGCTGGAGGGCATGCCCTGGCTCGGCACCTTCCATTCCATCGGCGCAAAGATGCTGCGCCGCCATGCGGAGCTGGTGGGACTGCAGAGCAATTTCACCATCATCGACACGGACGACCAGCTGCGGCTGCTGAAACAGCTGATCCGCGATGCGGAGCTGGACGAGAAGCGCTGGCCCCCGCGTCAGCTGGCCGGCCTGCTTGACCGCTGGAAGAACCGCGGGCTCAATCCCGAAGACCTCGATGCGGTGGAGAACGAGGCTTATGCCAATGGGCGCGGGCAGGAATTCTATCGCAAGTACCAGGACCGGCTGAAGGCGCTGAACGCCTGCGATTTCGGCGACCTGTTGTTGCATGTTCTCAACATCTTGCGGCGCGAACCGGACATCCTGAAGCAATACCAGCAGCGCTTCAAATACGTTCTGGTGGACGAATACCAGGATACCAATGCCGTGCAGTATCTGTGGCTGCGGCTCATCGCGCAGGAGCGCAAGAATATCTGCGTCGTGGGGGATGACGACCAGTCTATCTATTCCTGGCGCGGCGCGGAAGTGGCCAATATCCTGCGCTTCGAGAAAGATTTTCCCGGCGCGGCCGTGATCAAGCTGGAACAGAATTACCGCTCCACCCCGCAGATCCTGGCCGCCGCATCGGGGCTGATCGCGGCCAACAGTGAACGGCTTGGCAAGACGCTGTGGACCGAGATGCCCGAAGGCACGAAGGTTCGCGTGATCGGCGTGTGGGACGCCCCGGAAGAAGCGCGCCGCGTGGGCGAGGAGATCGAACGGCTGGAGCGCGAAGGCGCGCCGCTGGAACAGGTCGCCATCCTTGTGCGCGCGCAATACCAGACGCGCGAATTTGAGGACCGCTTCATCCAGATCGGCCTGAATTACCGCATCGTGGGCGGCTTCCGCTTTTACGAACGCGCCGAAATCCGCGATGCACTCGCTTACTTGCGCGTGGTGGCCCAGCCGGCGGACGACCTTGCGTTCGAGCGGATCTACAACACGCCCAAGCGCGGCCTTGGCGCAAAGACGCTGGAAAAGATGCACCAGCACGCGCGCCGCACGGACCAGCCGCTGGCCGCCGCCGCCCTGGAGCTGGCCGATAGCGACGAACTGCCTGCCCGAGCCCGCAACACCATTGCCGGCCTGATGCAGGGCTTCCTCCACTGGCGCGAGCAGGCCGAGAAGGTCACCCCGTCCGAACTGCTGCGCATCGTGCTGGAGGAAAGCGGCTACAACGCCATGCTCTCCGCCGACCGCTCTGCCGAGAGCGCCGGCCGCGCCGACAACTTGGTCGAGCTCGCCCGCGCGATGGAGGAATACGAGACGCTGGGCGACTTCCTGGAGCATGTGAGCCTGGTGATGGATAACGACCGCGACGGCGGCGGCGAGAAGGTCACCATCATGACCATGCACGCGGCTAAGGGGCTGGAATTCGACCATGTGTTCCTGCCTGGCTGGGAGGAAGGCGTGTTCCCCAGCCAGCGCGCGCTGGACGAAGGCGGGCTCGCCAGCCTGGAGGAGGAACGCCGCCTGGCCTATGTGGCCATCACACGCGCTCGACGCCGCTGCACAATCCTGCACGCCGCGAATCGGCGCATTTACGGCCAGTGGACCAGCTCCATCCCCAGTCGCTTCGTGGAAGAACTTCCCGACGAGCATGTGGAGAGCGAGACGACGATGACCGGCGGCCGCTCGCTGTGGCAGGCGAACTGGTCGGAAAGCGAAGACCCCTTCGCGCATGTCGTGCAGAATCGCCCTGAACGCTCACAGGCGCGCGGCCCCGGCTGGCAGCGCGCATTGGCCACAGGATATGACACCAAGCAGGTCCGCGTGCGGGAGAACACCCGCAGCGCCGCCAGCTTCGCCGCCAAGCCGCGCAGCGACCTGCCGCTGGGCTCGCGCGTGTTCCATGACAAGTTCGGTTATGGCACCGTGATGGGCCAGGAAGGCAACAAGCTGGAAATCGAATTCGAAAAGGCGGGCACGAAGCGCGTGATCGACAGCTTCGTGAAGGCGGCGGATTAG
- a CDS encoding DEAD/DEAH box helicase — protein sequence MNFADLGLSPELLKAVDDAGYTTPTPIQAEAIPPVLMMKDIIGIAQTGTGKTASFVLPMIDIMASGRRRALMPRSLILEPTRELAAQVAENFEKYGKNHDLKMALLIGGVQMGDQLKALNEGVDILIATPGRLMDLFERGKILLNGCELLVIDEADRMLDMGFIPDIEFICDKLPDTRQTMLFSATMPKPIENLAKKFLDNPKRIEVSRAATTNKDITAFKVPVKSNKKRETLEWLLRHDQVETAIVFSNRKTTVRELNKYLQRNGFSSGEIHGDIDQASRQKELERFKSGDINILVASDVAARGLDIKGVSHVFNFDTPWHPDDYVHRIGRTGRAGAKGRAFTFVTPEDAEAIDNVEKLTKNVIKVFGKEDVRVELKEPGASSDKPKGRKPRSDDRSEQREEREERPQADEAKADEKPKRARKPRQDRDEDAPRERAKAPRAPREDRPKRDDTAKREDKPRRRSEPKEDPVPPGEWNGPQPGFLGVGFD from the coding sequence ATGAACTTCGCCGATCTCGGCCTTTCCCCCGAACTGCTCAAGGCGGTCGATGACGCGGGCTACACCACGCCCACACCGATCCAGGCCGAAGCCATCCCGCCCGTGCTGATGATGAAGGACATCATCGGTATCGCGCAGACCGGGACGGGCAAGACAGCCAGCTTCGTCCTGCCGATGATCGACATCATGGCCAGCGGCCGCCGCCGCGCCCTGATGCCGCGCAGCCTGATCCTTGAACCCACGCGCGAACTGGCCGCGCAGGTTGCCGAGAACTTCGAGAAGTACGGCAAGAACCACGACCTGAAGATGGCGCTGCTGATTGGCGGCGTGCAGATGGGCGACCAGCTGAAGGCGCTGAACGAAGGCGTGGACATCCTGATCGCCACGCCGGGCCGCCTGATGGACCTGTTCGAACGCGGCAAGATCCTGCTGAACGGCTGCGAGCTGCTGGTGATCGACGAAGCGGACCGCATGCTCGACATGGGCTTCATCCCGGACATCGAGTTCATCTGCGACAAGCTGCCCGACACGCGCCAGACCATGCTGTTTTCGGCCACCATGCCGAAGCCGATCGAGAACCTGGCCAAGAAGTTCCTCGACAATCCCAAGCGCATCGAGGTGAGCCGCGCGGCCACCACCAACAAGGACATCACCGCCTTCAAGGTGCCGGTGAAGTCCAACAAGAAGCGCGAGACGCTGGAATGGCTGCTGCGGCACGACCAGGTAGAAACCGCCATCGTGTTTTCCAACCGCAAGACCACTGTGCGCGAGCTGAACAAATATTTGCAGCGCAATGGCTTCTCCAGCGGCGAGATCCATGGCGATATCGACCAGGCTTCCCGCCAGAAGGAACTGGAGCGGTTCAAGTCCGGCGACATCAACATCCTGGTCGCCAGCGACGTCGCAGCGCGCGGGCTGGACATCAAGGGCGTGTCCCATGTCTTCAACTTCGACACGCCGTGGCATCCGGACGACTACGTCCACCGCATCGGCCGTACGGGCCGCGCAGGGGCCAAGGGCCGCGCATTCACCTTCGTGACGCCGGAAGACGCCGAGGCGATCGACAATGTCGAGAAGCTGACCAAGAATGTGATCAAGGTCTTCGGCAAGGAAGACGTGCGCGTCGAGCTGAAGGAGCCGGGGGCTTCTTCGGACAAGCCCAAGGGGCGCAAGCCCCGCTCCGATGACCGCAGCGAGCAGCGCGAAGAGCGCGAAGAGCGTCCGCAGGCGGATGAGGCGAAGGCTGACGAAAAGCCGAAGCGCGCACGCAAACCGCGCCAGGACCGCGACGAGGATGCACCCCGGGAACGGGCGAAAGCTCCCCGCGCGCCGCGCGAAGACAGGCCGAAGCGCGACGACACGGCCAAGCGCGAAGACAAGCCGCGGCGCCGCAGCGAGCCGAAGGAAGATCCCGTGCCGCCCGGCGAGTGGAACGGACCGCAGCCCGGCTTCCTTGGCGTCGGCTTCGACTAG